Below is a genomic region from Miscanthus floridulus cultivar M001 chromosome 1, ASM1932011v1, whole genome shotgun sequence.
CCGTTGCAGAGTAGCACGACCtgagtacggcttgccataagggtgtaaggagctcaagtacagaatcgaaaatttctccgcaatgaaccaagtgtgcccacttagagtccgaacaaaaTTGCAGGATTCAATCTTCCTCTATAGTCACGCAGTCTTCGAGAAAAATACCCGCACactcaccacgaggtgaagtgtgcccacttagtccccgagactgacagcagatgatgtagtcatgtggtgccagggtcagaaactagaagaaAACTAggaaaccagccgagcaggcagccagtccctgggcgtgACCCAAAAAGTCAcacagcacattcaccgcaaggtgaagtgtgcccacttagtccccgagcctgacagtaggtgacgcagtcatgtggtgctagggtcagaaaaaGAGAAACAACCTAAAACCAACGGAAAAAACCACCAGTCCCCGAGCTGCAGGCGGAGTTATAGGAGTAATCCAACCGTGGAGGAAAAATCGGAGTAACAGCTGGACAGTGtcagttactgagcctcaataaatggcggagaagtcggcgataTTTAGGCGAGGAGCAACTGAATGCAGCGATAAATGAACGCCGTGGGCTACGGTTTGCACGGAAGCCCATGTAACGGCCCATTTGGCGCATCGGAGAAATCGCAGCGGCGTAGTtcgtgggaacggtttcccaaaaacccttagaGTCATaaaagtggggaaagtgctttgtAACAGTACCGCCACCCCCCattctcccacctttgccactttgccatttcatcttccatctcAGCCACCACACCTCCAGATTCATAGCCACAAACGCTACCGTCGCCAGACCGTATCCAGATCTGAgcgatggcgccgaagaggagaGCCGCGAACCCGAAGAAAACAAGCCCAAAGAAGGTGGGAAGCGGAGCCAGCCGCGACGAAGAGTGGACGTCGTCGCGCACTAGAGAAGCGGAGCTCGAAAGAATGGTGACggcgggcgtgcttcctgacTGCGTCACCGGCGGATGGCGTCCAGCCgttggtgagccctttccaatgcctaacaccgacgaagttgtagtctttgaagattatttttggcgtggattggggttccctattcatcctttcttgcgAGATCTGTTGGTAGTTTGGTCGatcagtctgtgcaatctccaccccaacactatactacacatctcgatctttattcacTTTTGTGAGGCGTTTCTTGGgattcttccgcacttcaacctctttagacatttattttggttaaagaagaaaggcggcggcggctccaaggtggtcggcggcgtatatctGCAGCTCCGGGACGGAATGGCCAACGATTATATTAGcgtaccactgaacacttccTTGAAAGGGTGGAATGCCAAGTGGTTTTACATGAAACAGAACCACCCGGCCGTCCgctgcgacgtccaccatatcctggagaaccaaagaagctggtcggagagaccaAGGAGTgtcgatatggagcaagtgaaggagctccttgacttgaTTCAAAGGGTGGAGTTGAGAGGTGAACTTGTGGCGGCAAGCTTCATAGTACGCCGTGTCCAGCCTTGCAAGGAAAGGGCCTACCCTACTTTTGACTACAAGGGCGACGATGACAGAACCCGGGAGAGACCTGAACGGCTatcaaggaaagaagtaataTGCCTCGCCATAGAACTATTCACCTCCAGCgcctcatttagctggccgaaagaAACGAAGGCCTTCAACTATACCAACCCTCCTCCTCAGGTAATAATCTTGCCCTGCATTGTACAATTGTCGATTCGCCGAGTAGGGAACTGacttacttatgcaaagatccattcgtaggacagAGAAGTATACTTTTCTGACGTGCCGAGAGCTGAATGGCCGCCAGTGGTGGACGTCCGACCAATAGAAAACCCTGAAGATAGTTCCGTCGGTATCTCATCAGAATCCAGAGATTCAGATGTTGATCATATGGCGCGTCCCCCCCGTTATCGGAGAAATCTCAGGGAAAACgggcagcggcagacgagccGGCCCGGAAGAAGAGGAAAACGGCGATGACCGCTCCCCACAAACCGGGCGGTATATCACTGGGCGGCGACCAGACCAACCGTCCGCGGAGGGCCGTGGTGATGGAGTGGTCTGATAACGATGACAATACAGTTCCTCCTCCCCCAAGCGTGCAAACAACTTCACGCAGAACATgcgtggaggagcaaccaaggggaagcgatgaagtccccgagcagcaggcgacgggagtccccgagcatcagACGGAGCTAAACCCAGTGGTACAGATAGAACAAACACCGGAACAACAAGCAGAGCAGAGGCCAACTATAGAGGAGGATAGACCTCCACCCGATACTACGGAGGTCAAACCCACAGCCGCACCCGAGGGCTCGAACAGGCCTAACCGATTCAAAAAAGCACACCGGTAGACCAAACAGTAAGTAACCTCGCATTGTTATTGTTTTGCTATTTGACCTCTGTTTTTTGGGCGATTGACCAAATGTTCTGATGTAGCGCAAGGCACATGGAGAATTCGAAGTCACCCGCCCAGACTGACAAGCAGTCTCAAGCTGATCCTGAGGCGGAGGTAGCGCCTGCCGCCCCCGTGTCAGGGTCCCCTAATGCTCGGCGACCAGCGGAACAAACAACAACCGCTGCAGGTGGAACTAGAGACGGTGAGGGACCAACGTCAGtaaaggccggctcggcaacaatgCCCGAAACAACATCGGGTAGCGCCGGACCCTCAGGAGCTGAAACTGTAGTGGCCAGCGAGGCAGCAGAGTTTGGGTCGGCGAGACCAGGGGCACCCGAGGAGCTAACGGTGCCCCTGAGGGGTCGCAAGTCATGCTCGGACCCACTGTCCGGCCACAGAGCCCCCCTGCGGTGAGCCCTACTACtgtggaagaggaggacgaggtcgaggagatCATTCGTGATGAGCCTCGAACCCAATCCGTCTGGATCCTTCGCAAGCGCGGTGACgaagtggtagttgtcgaggaagaggacacccctagagaaatgaggaggctgAAATCCGCCCTCGGCGGAGTagtaaaacaaatcgaggttgATACTGAATCCCAAAAATTCTTTGTTGTCATTATTTATTTCCATCTGtcattgtcattgtgcatttCCAGGGGATAACTCGAACTGCCGAGCACCGTTACTAGTtgattaagaggatggagcccctcgccgaggagaacaaaaaactcaaagaggcgatgaaTCTTTTGGAGAAGAATATTcaaagggcccagcgcgagcgagaccttgccgagtccaacgcgtgggacctagaataccagaagggggtcctatcTAGACAACTGGCGACTGCGAAAGAACAACTTcggagcaagtccgagcagctgatCACTGCCTCTACACAACTTAAAGATGCTTCCGAGCAATTGGAAAGGCTGCAAAAAGTCTCTGAGGAGAAGAGAGGTACGTTCGATCCACAAAAATGCCTCACATAGTTGGATACAATTACTTTTGTTGATGAATGAcgtacttgtagaacaagacgCGGTGCTCGGTCAACTGCGCCAGACCCTCGAGCAACTCCGGGAGGAGAAAGCGAAGGAGACAGAGCGAGCGAACAAACTGATCGAGGAGCTGGACAGTGAGTACCCCGTGGTCGGGTTTTCTGCTGAGGTTAATGTCTTCCCTGatggaacttcaaaatgcatgcagaCTACCATCGGAGGCTCAAGGCATAATTCGATGTGTTGGAGCAAGACGCTCGTACCCAGAGGAACAAATTTGACGCCGTAGTTGCCGGAATCAAATcagtgcttgactgcgtcgaccCAGAAATGGCACCCCGACTTGACGGTAGAAGGCAAGGGTCAAataccatcatccagaggtgcaaggcagcgtgggagaatttcaagatcttcaaccgcgacgccattGTAACCGTTGCTACTCATGTCCTTGCGGTTGCTCGGTCCCACTACCCAACCATCGACGTTCAGTCGATAGGGGGCGGTTTCGccgaaggactgagcgatgcggagacccagaagctggaggatgaggtggaggacgtagCGAAGAAACTGGCCGGCGACATAGATCTGTTTGGTGAGACAGATAGTAGTGACGTAGCCTAATGATCTGCTTGGCTGACATCATGTGTAATTTCTGCGCAATGCAATTAGAACGCGCGAAAGCGCAAGAACACTTATATacgataaatgttataaagtgcatgggTATAGAGTTAGATTGTATTTCGGCGAAAAAATCTTCGTAGTTATGACCATAAGATATTTATACGGAGTATAAGTGGAGTCCGAGTAGTTAGTTTGCTACTAACCCccatggccttagctagcccatagtcca
It encodes:
- the LOC136465707 gene encoding uncharacterized protein → MEPLAEENKKLKEAMNLLEKNIQRAQRERDLAESNAWDLEYQKGVLSRQLATAKEQLRSKSEQLITASTQLKDASEQLERLQKVSEEKREQDAVLGQLRQTLEQLREEKAKETERANKLIEELDSEYPVVGFSAEVNVFPDGTSKCMQTTIGGSRHNSMCWSKTLVPRGTNLTP